A single Aminobacterium mobile DSM 12262 DNA region contains:
- a CDS encoding BMP family lipoprotein, producing MNKKVWCLLLAGVLLFSSLAGVAAAADTLKVALVIANKLGDASFYDSANAGLERAKKELGIIGKVVECNFDPANYVPYLATAAKNFDLVFVVGFEFMDAIEQVAPEFPNTDFAYFDVSGETAHVTYVDFKENEGSFLAGALAALMTTRENDPHVNKEAIIGAVGGEDIPVIHNFFVGYEQGAKYVNPDCKVLTGFVGSWSDPAKGKEMALNQYHNGADVIFQVAGGTGEGVIAAAKEAGFYAIGVDSPQEHLAPEVVLTSMLKRLDNAAFDLIKAKLDNNYPRGQVVSYDLKNNGVGLNWPESALKLVPQDVRDRLDEVTKEIIEGKVVVEEYK from the coding sequence ATGAACAAAAAGGTGTGGTGTTTACTATTGGCAGGGGTGCTTCTTTTTAGCAGTCTTGCCGGCGTTGCAGCTGCGGCTGATACGTTGAAAGTAGCTTTGGTTATTGCTAACAAGCTGGGAGACGCTTCTTTCTACGATTCCGCTAATGCTGGATTGGAACGGGCTAAAAAAGAATTAGGCATTATCGGAAAGGTCGTAGAGTGTAATTTTGACCCTGCAAACTACGTTCCTTATTTAGCAACAGCAGCAAAGAATTTTGATCTTGTTTTTGTAGTGGGCTTTGAATTCATGGATGCCATTGAACAGGTCGCTCCTGAATTCCCCAATACTGACTTCGCTTATTTTGATGTATCAGGAGAAACAGCTCACGTAACTTATGTAGACTTTAAGGAAAATGAAGGAAGCTTCCTCGCTGGGGCTCTGGCCGCCTTAATGACTACCAGAGAAAATGATCCCCATGTGAATAAAGAAGCCATTATTGGTGCTGTAGGTGGAGAAGATATCCCCGTCATCCACAATTTCTTTGTAGGTTATGAACAAGGTGCCAAATATGTAAATCCCGATTGTAAAGTCTTGACAGGTTTTGTGGGTAGCTGGTCAGATCCAGCCAAAGGGAAGGAAATGGCTCTCAACCAATACCATAACGGAGCCGATGTTATCTTCCAGGTTGCTGGTGGGACAGGAGAAGGTGTCATAGCCGCTGCTAAAGAGGCTGGATTCTATGCGATAGGAGTAGATTCTCCGCAAGAACATCTGGCTCCTGAAGTTGTCCTGACCTCCATGTTAAAACGTCTTGACAACGCTGCTTTCGACCTTATCAAAGCAAAACTTGACAACAACTACCCTCGCGGCCAGGTTGTCTCTTATGACCTGAAAAATAACGGCGTTGGGTTAAATTGGCCTGAAAGTGCTCTAAAGCTGGTTCCACAAGATGTACGAGACCGACTTGACGAGGTCACGAAAGAGATCATCGAAGGAAAAGTAGTTGTAGAAGAATATAAATAA
- a CDS encoding ABC transporter permease, translating to MIDFIRATIRMSTPLLLTALGGTWTQQTGVLNISQEGAMLISAFFAVLGNYFFQSWIIGILFGMAAGLLFNMIFALLCVFLRANIWVVGMTLNILADSLSILLMKSIFHVKGGFRDPSMVRIPDINVPWLGDLSLIIVVALMLFFIFWFIDSKTVFGLRLKATGENEEALSAAGISPIQIRFKALAINGLMVGLAGAFLSTSYLVAFVSGMSAERGWLAVAAVIFGDGNLLWTTVGVLLFGAAQTLGIELQSFGFSSHLALMLPYILVIVALIFKNWKRMKQAQEA from the coding sequence ATGATAGACTTTATCAGGGCTACTATTAGGATGTCCACTCCCCTTCTTCTCACCGCTCTTGGAGGGACATGGACACAACAAACAGGAGTGCTCAATATAAGCCAAGAAGGAGCCATGCTTATCTCGGCTTTTTTTGCAGTCCTTGGTAACTATTTTTTTCAAAGCTGGATCATAGGAATCCTTTTTGGCATGGCCGCTGGTCTCCTCTTCAACATGATTTTTGCTCTTCTCTGTGTTTTTCTACGTGCTAACATATGGGTTGTAGGCATGACTCTAAACATTTTAGCCGACAGCCTTTCTATCCTTTTGATGAAAAGTATTTTTCACGTCAAAGGTGGATTTAGAGATCCCAGCATGGTACGTATTCCCGACATTAATGTTCCTTGGCTTGGTGATCTCTCTCTTATTATCGTTGTTGCGCTCATGCTCTTTTTCATTTTCTGGTTTATAGACTCAAAAACTGTTTTTGGGCTGAGGCTCAAAGCCACAGGAGAGAATGAAGAGGCTCTTTCTGCGGCTGGCATCTCTCCTATCCAGATCCGTTTCAAAGCCCTCGCCATCAATGGTCTTATGGTAGGTCTAGCAGGAGCCTTTCTCTCCACTTCCTATTTAGTAGCTTTCGTAAGCGGAATGAGCGCTGAGCGAGGCTGGCTAGCAGTGGCAGCTGTTATTTTTGGGGATGGGAATCTACTTTGGACCACTGTTGGGGTTCTCCTTTTCGGGGCGGCCCAGACACTCGGCATTGAACTTCAATCCTTCGGTTTTTCCAGCCATTTGGCCCTTATGCTTCCTTATATACTGGTTATTGTTGCCTTAATTTTTAAGAATTGGAAACGGATGAAACAGGCACAGGAAGCCTGA
- a CDS encoding ABC transporter permease produces MIVSLFSRDWLVRYRDQCIILVSFFLSLLIGAILITLYGANPIEAYAQMVSGALGDTDAILATLARAVPLVLSTMSISIAFYGGMWNIGAEGQLYLGAFTAALIGIELGALPGLLLIPLGLLAGVGAATFWAWMPAKLSLDRDLNIVVLTIMLNSIAILFTTFMATGPYAGVRTSSGSTDKIAEAMRLTHFQLFGTLNTGAYIAIAAILIVTVLMVFSVWGYDWRCSRMNTRFARYGGIDVRKRQMSAMLLSGALAGLAGSLLVMGDHYRFLINISPGYTWTGMILAMMVTYSPVGGIIAALVYSVMSSGALQMEIITDIPQELVSVIVCCAVLFVTAGISIANRLANRIRED; encoded by the coding sequence ATGATTGTGAGTCTCTTTTCCAGAGACTGGCTGGTACGCTATCGCGACCAGTGCATTATTCTCGTATCTTTCTTTTTGAGCCTCCTTATTGGGGCTATTCTCATTACTTTGTATGGAGCAAATCCTATTGAAGCCTACGCCCAAATGGTTTCGGGAGCATTAGGCGATACTGATGCTATTTTAGCCACATTAGCAAGAGCTGTACCTCTTGTCCTTTCTACCATGAGCATATCTATAGCTTTTTATGGAGGTATGTGGAATATAGGGGCTGAAGGGCAACTTTATCTCGGAGCTTTTACTGCTGCTTTGATTGGCATCGAATTAGGCGCTTTACCTGGGCTCCTTCTTATCCCTCTCGGGCTCCTCGCCGGAGTCGGAGCTGCTACATTCTGGGCGTGGATGCCCGCTAAGCTTAGCCTTGATCGAGACCTTAACATCGTAGTCCTTACAATCATGCTTAATTCTATTGCCATTCTCTTCACAACTTTTATGGCGACAGGGCCTTACGCCGGAGTTCGAACCAGTTCTGGCAGCACCGATAAAATAGCTGAAGCCATGAGATTAACCCACTTCCAGCTATTTGGAACCCTTAACACCGGAGCCTACATTGCTATAGCTGCCATACTTATCGTAACAGTACTTATGGTTTTTTCCGTTTGGGGATACGACTGGAGATGTTCTCGCATGAATACGCGTTTTGCTCGGTACGGGGGGATAGATGTTCGGAAAAGACAAATGTCAGCTATGCTTCTAAGTGGCGCTTTAGCCGGACTTGCTGGAAGCCTGCTCGTTATGGGCGACCATTATCGATTCCTTATTAACATTTCTCCAGGCTATACGTGGACTGGAATGATTTTGGCTATGATGGTGACCTACTCTCCAGTTGGAGGAATTATCGCTGCTCTCGTTTATTCTGTTATGAGTTCAGGTGCTCTTCAAATGGAAATTATCACAGACATTCCCCAAGAGCTGGTTTCCGTTATTGTCTGTTGCGCTGTCCTCTTTGTCACTGCAGGAATATCAATAGCGAATAGATTGGCCAACAGAATCAGGGAGGACTAG
- a CDS encoding ABC transporter ATP-binding protein: MPSLSISGLTKTFGKFKAVDDFSLEVASGTVHSLVGENGAGKSTVVKCIYGLYSPTAGSFALDGQPVVIKTPRDAMKRGIGMVHQHFMLVPSLPVYRNVVLGDEPRRGFIFDHETAIETVTKLSEQYDLKIDPLAPVHSLPVGIQQRVEILKILYRKAEILIFDEPTAVLSPQEIKGLFSIIRSFKKAGKTIIFIAHNLSEVLAISDIITVMRKGKHIATLPREKATKEELATLMVGHSVHMPVLSEASVSQGEAVIEIQNLSVIGDRGEEAVKNVSFSVHGSEILGIAGITGNGQSELEEALSGLRPVFKGAIRMKGIDITREASLKRRHLGLSYIPEDRIKTGLAPLASLKDNALLGYQYKQPYLRGQFFQNFQAIRLFTTELMRKYGVAAASENIQAGTLSGGNMQRLVMARELEQDPCFLLVSQPTRGVDIGGISFIHDRLLSLRRNGKAILLISADLDEILSLSDRIAVMHRGHIVAVLDRQEATRNLVGRLMLEGTVPTAKEE; the protein is encoded by the coding sequence ATGCCGTCTCTGTCGATTTCCGGCCTCACTAAAACCTTTGGGAAATTCAAGGCCGTAGACGATTTCTCTCTTGAAGTCGCCAGCGGAACAGTTCATTCCCTCGTAGGCGAAAACGGCGCCGGAAAATCTACCGTAGTAAAATGCATTTATGGTCTTTATAGTCCAACTGCAGGATCTTTTGCCCTCGACGGTCAGCCTGTCGTCATCAAAACCCCTCGCGACGCAATGAAACGAGGAATCGGAATGGTTCATCAACACTTCATGCTCGTTCCATCTTTGCCCGTATACCGAAATGTTGTTCTTGGCGATGAACCTCGCCGCGGTTTTATTTTCGATCATGAAACTGCTATCGAAACCGTTACAAAACTGTCTGAACAATATGATCTTAAAATCGATCCTCTTGCCCCTGTGCACTCCTTACCTGTAGGGATACAACAACGGGTAGAGATATTAAAGATACTCTACCGAAAAGCGGAAATCCTTATTTTCGACGAGCCAACGGCCGTTCTTTCTCCACAAGAAATAAAAGGGCTCTTTTCCATTATTCGAAGTTTTAAAAAGGCCGGTAAAACTATTATTTTCATAGCTCATAACCTTTCTGAAGTCCTCGCTATTTCTGACATTATAACTGTTATGCGCAAGGGGAAACATATAGCTACACTTCCTCGAGAAAAAGCGACAAAAGAGGAACTTGCAACGTTAATGGTAGGACACAGTGTCCATATGCCCGTACTGTCAGAAGCCTCCGTATCCCAAGGAGAAGCCGTCATAGAAATACAAAATCTTTCTGTCATTGGTGACCGGGGAGAAGAAGCCGTAAAAAACGTTTCTTTCTCTGTACATGGTAGTGAAATATTGGGGATTGCAGGTATCACCGGTAACGGGCAAAGTGAACTGGAAGAGGCTCTCTCCGGTCTTCGACCTGTATTTAAAGGGGCCATTCGTATGAAAGGCATAGACATTACACGGGAAGCTTCTTTGAAGCGACGACATTTAGGCCTATCATATATACCTGAAGACCGCATAAAAACTGGTTTGGCTCCCCTGGCCTCTTTGAAAGACAATGCTCTTCTTGGCTATCAATACAAACAGCCTTATCTTCGTGGGCAATTCTTCCAAAACTTCCAAGCTATCCGGCTTTTTACCACAGAGCTTATGAGAAAGTACGGTGTCGCAGCCGCCAGTGAAAATATACAGGCAGGGACACTTTCAGGCGGGAACATGCAACGTTTAGTCATGGCACGCGAACTAGAACAGGACCCGTGTTTCTTACTGGTATCCCAGCCTACTCGTGGAGTAGATATAGGAGGAATTTCCTTCATTCACGATCGCTTATTGTCTCTGCGTAGAAATGGTAAAGCTATTCTACTCATCTCAGCCGATCTCGACGAAATTCTTTCTCTGAGCGATAGAATTGCTGTTATGCATCGAGGGCACATCGTAGCAGTTTTAGATCGCCAAGAAGCCACACGGAATCTTGTAGGTCGTCTCATGCTTGAGGGAACCGTACCTACTGCCAAGGAGGAGTGA
- the nrdD gene encoding anaerobic ribonucleoside-triphosphate reductase, with the protein MENKKRTRCEVYSRVVGFLTPISQWNKGKKEEFRDRKTFDKVIHQSEPTK; encoded by the coding sequence ATGGAAAACAAAAAACGAACACGATGTGAAGTATATTCCCGAGTTGTGGGCTTTTTAACACCGATATCGCAATGGAATAAGGGTAAAAAGGAAGAGTTTCGCGATAGAAAAACTTTTGATAAAGTCATTCATCAATCTGAACCTACAAAATAA
- a CDS encoding anaerobic ribonucleoside-triphosphate reductase activating protein — MKIAGLIPSSLIDYPEKIAAVVFTKGCNFRCPYCHNPELVNTLDNVDFLEEKDFFGFLNKRFGLLDGVVVTGGEPTLYYKELPAFLRQIKEMGFLVKLDTNGSHPEVIRFLYSEHLVDFIAMDIKASPEGYLKTAGYPGSLEPIMESISLIAQGPILYEFRTTVVPGLTSNKEMEGLCRMIRGAQTYVIQNFRGTRTLSPTFSSCRSFSLQELKEFQDIAREYVKNVTLRP; from the coding sequence TTGAAAATAGCTGGTCTTATCCCTTCAAGTTTGATCGATTATCCAGAGAAAATAGCAGCCGTCGTTTTCACAAAAGGGTGCAATTTCAGGTGTCCTTATTGTCATAATCCCGAACTTGTAAACACCCTGGATAACGTAGATTTTCTTGAGGAAAAAGATTTTTTCGGATTTCTAAATAAAAGATTTGGTCTCCTTGACGGTGTAGTTGTTACTGGGGGAGAACCTACCCTTTATTATAAAGAGCTCCCTGCTTTTTTACGTCAGATTAAAGAGATGGGATTCTTAGTAAAACTTGATACGAATGGAAGTCATCCAGAAGTAATACGTTTTCTTTATAGCGAACATCTTGTTGATTTTATAGCTATGGATATAAAGGCTTCTCCTGAAGGCTATTTGAAAACGGCGGGGTACCCTGGATCTTTGGAGCCTATTATGGAAAGTATTTCCTTAATAGCACAAGGCCCGATCCTTTACGAGTTTAGAACTACCGTAGTTCCAGGGCTAACAAGCAATAAGGAAATGGAGGGCCTTTGCCGAATGATACGAGGAGCCCAGACCTATGTAATTCAAAATTTCAGGGGCACTCGCACTCTTTCTCCAACCTTCTCTTCCTGTCGAAGCTTCTCTCTTCAGGAACTCAAGGAATTTCAGGACATTGCCAGGGAATATGTAAAAAATGTTACTTTACGGCCTTAA
- a CDS encoding ribonucleoside triphosphate reductase, whose amino-acid sequence MVIRQIRKRDGHEVPFDEKKITTAVMKAARAVGHEDPLAVGQEVTRQIVSLLEIFFNKEGIPTVEQVQDLVEKILIEKGYATVAKAYILYREQHAKMRDTRKLLGNAADMIDKYLQKLDWKVNENSNMSYSLQGLNNYIASEITAQYWLQEIYPPEIREKHVSGDLHIHDLSNLSVYCCGWDLYDLLVSGFTGVQTKISSKPAKHFRSLLGQIVNFFYTMQGESAGAQAFSNFDTYLAPFIYYDTLNYRDVKQALQEFIFNLNVPTRVGFQTPFTNITMDLVPPRILAGLPAIVGGKPMDKTYGEFQNEMDMLNRAFAEIMLEGDATGKVFPFPIPTYNITKDFDWNNEVLNTVWEMTARYGIPYFSNFVNSDMKPDDARSMCCRLRLDNRELRKRGGGLFGSNPMTGSIGVVTLNLPRIGYLATSEEDFLGKIFELMEIAKESLETKRKVLERLTDANLYPYSKFYLRSIKEESGSYWNNHFNTIGINGMNEALLNFMGKTIAHEEGMTFAIRIMDAMRNRLADFQEETGNLYNLEATPAEGTSYRFARLDKDRFGNSIIAANEEHVRQWGAEPYYTNSTQLPVGYTDDIFEALELQDSLQTLYTGGTVFHGFLGESMPSGESTKRLVRKIAEHFHLPYFTITPTFSICPIHGYIPGAHEYCPYCDAENGITEETIEEVVEH is encoded by the coding sequence ATGGTGATACGTCAGATTCGTAAAAGAGACGGTCATGAAGTGCCGTTTGATGAAAAGAAAATCACCACAGCTGTCATGAAAGCAGCTCGGGCCGTCGGACACGAAGACCCTCTAGCAGTAGGCCAGGAAGTAACCCGCCAAATCGTATCCCTTCTGGAGATATTTTTTAACAAAGAGGGGATACCTACAGTAGAGCAAGTACAAGATCTTGTAGAAAAGATTCTTATTGAAAAAGGGTACGCCACTGTAGCCAAAGCGTATATTCTCTACAGAGAACAACATGCCAAGATGAGGGATACTCGCAAGCTTCTTGGAAACGCTGCCGATATGATCGACAAATATCTACAAAAGCTCGACTGGAAAGTAAACGAAAATAGTAATATGAGCTACTCTCTCCAAGGGCTGAACAACTATATCGCATCAGAGATAACAGCTCAATACTGGCTTCAGGAAATATATCCCCCCGAGATACGGGAAAAACATGTCTCTGGTGATTTGCATATCCATGACCTTAGCAACCTCTCGGTATATTGTTGCGGATGGGATCTTTACGATTTGCTTGTCAGTGGCTTCACTGGGGTACAGACTAAAATCAGCAGCAAACCAGCTAAACATTTCCGCAGCCTTTTAGGACAAATCGTTAACTTTTTTTACACTATGCAGGGGGAGTCGGCTGGAGCCCAGGCCTTCTCAAACTTCGACACATATTTAGCCCCTTTTATTTATTACGATACATTGAATTACCGGGATGTGAAACAGGCTCTACAGGAATTTATCTTTAACCTGAATGTACCAACAAGAGTTGGCTTTCAAACCCCCTTTACGAATATTACCATGGATCTCGTTCCTCCTCGCATACTCGCCGGCCTTCCCGCCATAGTCGGAGGCAAGCCCATGGATAAAACATACGGGGAGTTCCAGAATGAAATGGACATGCTCAACAGGGCGTTTGCTGAAATAATGCTAGAAGGAGATGCTACTGGAAAGGTATTCCCCTTCCCCATCCCCACTTACAACATTACGAAAGATTTCGATTGGAACAACGAGGTTCTTAATACTGTGTGGGAAATGACGGCTCGCTATGGCATCCCTTATTTTTCAAACTTCGTCAATTCAGATATGAAACCAGATGATGCTCGTTCCATGTGTTGCCGACTTCGACTCGATAATCGAGAGCTCCGTAAAAGAGGGGGAGGCCTTTTTGGCTCCAACCCCATGACAGGATCTATAGGAGTCGTAACACTGAATTTGCCGCGTATCGGATATTTAGCCACAAGCGAAGAGGATTTTCTAGGTAAGATTTTTGAGCTCATGGAGATAGCGAAAGAAAGCCTTGAAACAAAACGAAAAGTGTTAGAGAGGCTCACTGACGCCAACCTGTACCCTTACTCAAAATTCTATCTTCGATCCATCAAAGAAGAGAGTGGTTCGTACTGGAACAATCACTTCAACACCATCGGCATCAACGGGATGAATGAAGCGCTATTAAATTTCATGGGAAAGACTATCGCTCATGAAGAAGGGATGACTTTTGCCATTCGGATTATGGACGCCATGCGAAATCGCCTTGCCGATTTCCAGGAGGAGACTGGCAATCTTTACAATCTGGAAGCCACCCCCGCAGAAGGGACAAGTTACCGTTTTGCCAGGCTTGATAAAGATCGGTTTGGAAATAGCATTATAGCGGCAAACGAAGAACATGTCCGGCAATGGGGAGCAGAACCATATTATACGAATTCTACCCAACTGCCTGTAGGCTACACTGATGATATTTTTGAGGCCCTTGAACTTCAAGACAGCCTTCAAACTCTCTATACAGGAGGGACTGTATTTCACGGCTTCCTTGGGGAGAGCATGCCCAGTGGAGAGAGCACAAAAAGACTCGTCCGGAAAATAGCTGAACATTTCCATCTCCCCTATTTTACTATCACGCCTACGTTCAGCATTTGCCCCATCCACGGCTACATTCCAGGGGCGCACGAGTATTGTCCCTATTGTGATGCCGAGAACGGTATTACAGAGGAAACAATCGAAGAAGTGGTAGAACATTGA
- a CDS encoding phosphoenolpyruvate carboxykinase (ATP) → MATYEKFVDRESFGKIVSRIRTTVETAFWGNNVFPISSPREAYELARRSSGTVELTGMPVYEPEGQGLPKGSHVLLFNDGAVVGRCAAARRIIGDPGVFVDEMASLLREAVYQTRYRHLYAAEAVIGLEKDFMVKAHLLIPEGHENMLYNWLLNFQYTNKIYNDMYKESRQYPDGDIYIFVDPEWKHPDYPLGLALFDPEHNCAAILGMRYFGELKKGTLTLAWGTAVRNGFASCHGGLKRYNLQGNRSFVMAVFGLSGSGKSTITHARHGNRYDITVLHDDAFVINLKDRFSIALEPAYFDKVQDYPMDCEDNKFIVTLQNCGAIQKENGFIYAVTEDLRNGNGRAIKSKLWSPTRVDRIDEPINAVFWLMKDPTIPPVLKISDPILGATMGATLATRRTTAERLAPGVDPNALVFEPYANPFRTYPLSVDYECFKTLLSGGVDCYILNTGDFMGKKVKPHHTLQIIESIVEGRARFSPLLPLSKLEFMELEEFPVDLKDVQYKKEIFARMKDRIAFIKSRESERGGTDRLPRETLEALQNVTKDLGYPSEA, encoded by the coding sequence ATGGCCACATATGAAAAGTTTGTTGATCGAGAGTCTTTCGGAAAGATAGTCTCGAGGATTCGGACGACTGTCGAGACAGCATTTTGGGGAAATAATGTATTTCCCATCTCGTCGCCTCGTGAAGCTTATGAGCTTGCTAGGCGGAGTTCTGGCACAGTGGAGTTAACAGGAATGCCAGTATATGAACCAGAAGGTCAGGGATTACCTAAGGGAAGCCATGTCCTTCTTTTCAATGATGGCGCTGTGGTAGGTCGATGTGCCGCTGCTCGACGGATTATAGGCGACCCTGGGGTTTTTGTGGATGAAATGGCTTCTTTGTTGAGAGAGGCCGTTTATCAAACTCGGTACAGACATCTTTATGCTGCAGAAGCTGTCATTGGCTTGGAAAAAGACTTTATGGTGAAAGCTCACCTCCTGATTCCTGAAGGCCATGAAAATATGCTCTATAACTGGCTACTGAATTTTCAGTATACAAATAAGATTTATAACGACATGTATAAAGAATCTCGTCAGTATCCTGATGGAGATATCTATATTTTTGTCGACCCTGAATGGAAGCACCCAGATTATCCTCTGGGCCTTGCTCTCTTCGATCCAGAACATAACTGTGCTGCTATATTAGGGATGCGTTATTTTGGTGAATTGAAGAAAGGAACCCTTACTTTAGCTTGGGGGACTGCTGTCCGTAACGGTTTTGCCTCGTGCCACGGAGGGCTTAAACGGTATAATCTTCAAGGAAATCGCTCTTTTGTGATGGCTGTTTTTGGATTGTCTGGCTCTGGGAAATCCACTATAACCCATGCTCGCCACGGAAATCGTTATGATATCACAGTTCTTCACGATGATGCCTTCGTTATCAACCTGAAAGACAGATTTTCCATAGCCCTTGAGCCAGCTTATTTTGATAAAGTTCAAGATTATCCGATGGACTGCGAGGACAATAAATTTATTGTTACTTTACAAAATTGCGGGGCTATACAAAAAGAGAACGGATTTATCTATGCAGTAACGGAAGATCTTCGAAACGGGAATGGGCGGGCTATTAAATCCAAGTTATGGTCGCCTACGCGAGTGGATCGTATTGACGAGCCTATCAATGCTGTTTTCTGGCTGATGAAGGATCCTACTATCCCTCCAGTGCTCAAAATTTCCGATCCTATTCTCGGTGCCACTATGGGGGCGACCTTGGCTACTCGTAGGACTACAGCGGAACGCCTGGCGCCTGGAGTGGACCCTAATGCCCTGGTTTTTGAGCCCTACGCTAATCCTTTCCGTACGTATCCTCTCAGTGTGGATTACGAGTGCTTTAAAACACTGTTGTCAGGAGGAGTCGACTGCTATATTCTTAATACAGGTGATTTCATGGGGAAGAAAGTAAAACCTCATCATACGCTCCAGATTATAGAGTCTATTGTGGAGGGACGAGCTCGGTTTTCTCCTCTTCTGCCGTTGTCGAAATTGGAATTTATGGAGCTCGAAGAGTTTCCAGTAGACTTAAAAGATGTTCAATACAAAAAAGAGATTTTCGCCAGGATGAAAGATCGCATTGCTTTCATTAAATCTAGGGAATCAGAACGAGGTGGGACAGATAGACTTCCTCGTGAAACGCTGGAAGCACTGCAAAATGTAACGAAAGATTTGGGGTATCCAAGCGAAGCTTAG
- a CDS encoding MATE family efflux transporter, which produces MDMFRRMGEESIPRLLFHFSAPAITGLVANALYNIVDRIFVGHAVGPTGIAAIAVAFPFMVAGVAVGLLVGVGSSALISISLGQKKHRHAENIMGNAICLLGLASIFAMILGWFFLDVVLRLGGATETLLPYGRSYLQIILIGMPFSLLSFGFNYFIRAEGFPHFAMMTLLLGAGSNILLDALMILVFNMGLEGAALATIISQMLAALWALSFYVRKKGTLRIRFKYMCLRKDIVKRIVSIGMAPFILESTFTFILGLLNQRLKVYGGEVAISALGVFFSLDSMLFLPVLGVGEGAQPIIGYNFGARNIDRVKSTIKFALGGAIAFFALSCIVVYAFPQCLVKVFNSTSPELISMAARGLVISYSCVVFAGITIVASYTFQALGLGRQSLLLNICRQVLFFIPPLLFLPPLLGTDGVWMAFPISDVGGGLLAAFLLKRQFQYLERYRIETVSEERQDVQTTA; this is translated from the coding sequence ATGGATATGTTTCGTAGGATGGGGGAGGAATCGATCCCCCGTCTTCTTTTTCATTTCTCTGCTCCGGCAATTACGGGGCTTGTTGCTAATGCGCTCTATAATATTGTAGATCGCATTTTTGTGGGGCATGCTGTAGGCCCAACGGGAATTGCGGCCATAGCGGTAGCTTTCCCTTTTATGGTAGCTGGAGTAGCGGTAGGGCTTCTTGTTGGAGTAGGTTCTTCTGCTCTTATCTCTATATCTTTAGGGCAAAAGAAGCATCGACATGCTGAAAATATTATGGGTAATGCTATCTGTTTGCTAGGATTAGCAAGTATTTTTGCCATGATATTAGGATGGTTTTTTCTCGATGTTGTTTTGCGTTTAGGAGGAGCCACAGAAACGTTGCTTCCTTATGGCAGGAGCTATTTGCAAATTATATTAATAGGGATGCCGTTCTCTCTTTTGAGCTTCGGATTCAACTATTTCATTAGAGCAGAAGGGTTCCCCCATTTTGCCATGATGACCCTTTTATTAGGAGCTGGAAGTAATATTCTCCTTGACGCGTTAATGATACTCGTCTTTAACATGGGGCTTGAAGGTGCTGCTTTAGCTACCATTATTTCCCAAATGCTTGCTGCTCTTTGGGCTCTTTCTTTCTATGTGAGGAAAAAGGGGACTCTGCGTATCCGCTTTAAATATATGTGTCTTCGAAAAGATATTGTAAAGCGTATTGTCTCTATTGGTATGGCTCCCTTTATATTAGAGTCTACTTTTACTTTTATCTTGGGGCTTCTCAATCAGAGATTGAAAGTTTATGGGGGAGAGGTTGCCATTTCGGCTCTTGGTGTTTTTTTCAGTCTTGACTCCATGCTTTTTTTACCGGTTCTTGGGGTGGGGGAAGGGGCTCAGCCCATAATTGGATATAATTTTGGAGCGAGAAATATCGATAGAGTCAAATCTACTATTAAGTTCGCCCTTGGCGGAGCTATAGCTTTTTTTGCCTTAAGCTGCATTGTTGTCTATGCTTTCCCTCAATGTCTTGTGAAAGTTTTTAATTCTACAAGCCCAGAGCTTATTTCCATGGCAGCCAGAGGCCTTGTTATCTCTTATAGTTGTGTCGTCTTTGCGGGCATAACCATTGTCGCGTCTTATACCTTTCAAGCCCTTGGATTAGGACGTCAAAGCCTGCTGCTTAATATTTGTCGCCAGGTACTGTTTTTTATCCCTCCTCTTCTTTTCCTGCCTCCTCTCTTAGGTACGGATGGGGTCTGGATGGCTTTCCCCATATCCGACGTAGGGGGAGGTTTACTTGCAGCCTTTCTCCTGAAGAGACAATTCCAATATTTGGAAAGATATAGGATAGAGACAGTTTCCGAAGAGAGACAGGACGTGCAAACGACTGCATAG